A genomic segment from Gammaproteobacteria bacterium encodes:
- a CDS encoding CoA transferase yields MTNRHQQLPLSRFTVLDLTRVRSGPTAVRQLADWGANVIKIESPAHMNAEGGMGGARHGPDFQNIHRNKRSLTLNLKHAEGTNVLMRMVDQADVVVENFRPDVKHRLGIDYESLAKRNPRIILASVSGFGQSGPYSNRPGFDQVAQGMGGLMSITGLPGQGPVRVGVPIADLTAGMYAAIGILIALLQREETGKGQWVHTSLLEAQIAMLDFQAARWLIGGEVPPQAGNNHPTSTPTGVFATADGYINIASAGETMWERLCGVLQADDLFDNPNYVTEQSRHKHRDALNEDLAVYLQYRTSQEWIDALNDAGVPSGPIYDIDEMFADPQVEHVGVAKPVQHPQLGEIRVLKNAINLSSTPDVDYRPTPERGEHTDTVLAEFGYSAEEIERFRTAGVV; encoded by the coding sequence ATGACTAACAGACACCAACAGCTGCCACTTTCTCGGTTTACTGTGCTGGATTTGACTCGGGTCAGGTCCGGACCCACCGCAGTACGGCAGCTTGCCGACTGGGGTGCAAACGTCATTAAGATCGAATCTCCGGCTCATATGAATGCTGAAGGGGGTATGGGTGGCGCGCGCCATGGACCGGATTTTCAGAATATTCATCGAAACAAGCGTAGTCTGACATTAAATCTGAAGCATGCCGAGGGCACGAATGTGCTGATGCGCATGGTTGATCAAGCCGATGTCGTGGTCGAGAATTTCCGGCCCGATGTTAAGCATCGACTGGGAATCGATTATGAATCGTTGGCCAAGCGCAATCCACGCATTATTCTGGCCAGTGTATCTGGGTTTGGACAATCCGGCCCTTATTCAAACAGACCTGGTTTTGATCAGGTGGCCCAGGGCATGGGTGGGCTGATGTCAATCACTGGGCTTCCCGGTCAGGGGCCCGTACGCGTGGGTGTGCCCATTGCTGATCTGACAGCGGGAATGTACGCCGCTATTGGTATACTTATCGCGCTCCTTCAGCGCGAGGAAACTGGCAAGGGTCAGTGGGTCCACACTTCCCTGTTGGAGGCGCAAATCGCGATGCTGGATTTTCAGGCTGCACGTTGGCTGATCGGCGGCGAGGTGCCGCCTCAGGCGGGCAATAATCACCCCACCAGTACGCCCACGGGTGTTTTTGCAACAGCCGATGGTTATATCAATATTGCCAGTGCTGGTGAAACTATGTGGGAGCGTTTGTGTGGTGTATTGCAAGCTGATGACCTGTTTGATAATCCGAATTACGTAACCGAGCAGTCCAGGCATAAGCACAGAGATGCACTGAATGAGGATCTTGCCGTCTATCTGCAGTATCGAACCAGCCAGGAATGGATTGACGCCTTGAACGATGCGGGCGTACCCAGTGGTCCAATCTACGACATCGATGAAATGTTTGCAGACCCGCAGGTCGAACATGTTGGAGTGGCCAAGCCAGTCCAGCATCCACAACTGGGGGAGATCCGGGTTTTGAAGAATGCGATCAATCTCAGCAGCACACCGGATGTCGATTACCGACCAACCCCTGAACGCGGGGAACATACCGACACAGTATTAGCGGAATTCGGTTACAGCGCAGAGGAGATAGAACGGTTCAGGACTGCAGGTGTTGTTTGA
- a CDS encoding DMT family transporter, giving the protein MTSPVALALCSAFLFAVAVQLHNLGLRHIDSRRGTLISICSSAALYWMLSPWFLETWYWFTTGAALFATIGLFRPFLSANFAMAGIRFLGPTLSTTLASIAPLFSALFAIALLEESMTASLMGGTFAIVTGVVILTYRGNTTSMWPLWALSLPLGAAILRALAHAVTKLGLDVVPEPLFAGLVGYSVSLLVGLIVASVQHARIIPSVRWSPGMAWFLIGGIINGISLWSLNTALQIGQVITVVPVVSVSPVISFLLGYFIFRKERFTSRIVIAIVLIVPAIVIIARSN; this is encoded by the coding sequence ACAACTCCATAATCTGGGTCTCAGACACATTGACAGCCGACGAGGCACATTAATCTCTATTTGTTCATCGGCCGCCCTCTATTGGATGCTGTCGCCGTGGTTCCTTGAGACGTGGTACTGGTTCACAACCGGGGCTGCGCTGTTCGCCACGATCGGACTGTTTCGTCCTTTTCTCTCTGCAAATTTTGCGATGGCCGGGATTCGGTTTCTGGGCCCGACTCTGTCAACCACCCTCGCCTCTATAGCGCCACTGTTTAGTGCATTGTTTGCGATTGCCCTGCTCGAAGAATCAATGACGGCATCCCTGATGGGTGGAACCTTCGCCATCGTAACCGGCGTTGTAATCCTGACCTATCGTGGAAACACGACGTCGATGTGGCCACTGTGGGCTCTGTCGCTGCCACTGGGGGCGGCCATCCTGCGCGCGCTTGCACATGCAGTGACCAAACTGGGTTTAGATGTTGTACCGGAACCGCTGTTCGCCGGGCTTGTCGGCTACAGTGTCTCGCTTCTGGTGGGCCTGATCGTCGCATCAGTCCAACATGCACGCATCATCCCCTCTGTCCGGTGGTCACCCGGCATGGCCTGGTTCCTGATTGGAGGAATAATCAATGGTATTTCGCTGTGGTCTCTGAACACGGCACTCCAGATAGGTCAAGTCATCACTGTGGTACCGGTTGTGTCTGTATCACCTGTCATCAGCTTTCTACTTGGCTATTTTATTTTTCGCAAAGAGCGCTTCACCTCGAGAATTGTGATCGCCATCGTGCTGATCGTACCGGCCATTGTCATCATTGCCCGTTCCAACTGA